The following proteins are co-located in the Triticum aestivum cultivar Chinese Spring chromosome 1A, IWGSC CS RefSeq v2.1, whole genome shotgun sequence genome:
- the LOC123043344 gene encoding uncharacterized protein isoform X2 → MLLCNHQYRPPAVPTRLLPPIINPPTHICTNVFHPNQTPNPSTHAIGFTTHSKTCFYLKIPYLHHLTKMSYSRPSSSRLIEEVLDAADQLDDSSDSHPGGLAPTSRTSVTKVVSIVSSFNEYKRFLVNEIGWGGILKLPALARLNLRFSKWWMSRLDGPSMSVHLNATKRLRFWPGDVHKVFGVPCGPKNILGPDGQCSETTIQFLRSILGMPKKGNQVLKAAESNLTRPLSEHCSSNLEKDCFKMAFVIFVIGHLLASSNKHDTSIIDYWGEIANTDRIADFDWCNYVLSDLISASQQVQSDMRNNKLKTHLQGCHVFLQVSSDIGILLRRNNAIVTREATSLRSSILRENTTFLDKLMSLLSSSCICCSIRSLPCIMQSSPPMSTTHQNLALSGRKLDMSDSEGETSSSTSKVPFFNRTTQDNVPTTHSKKRPRINSLQANSVTPPSFATTSNKPSTLQLAKTWADTIACGVLMFNDDQNIPDGAVTFAQLSDRLPTKSASRHLKYATDHWTARAYQPKLSIDSLASVEQFMNKLSEDVARRPWVRHDYPRFISINGSSIRDQLVGDTPLDHEVCSLIVRTIVINDNIFLYPLGGFWRIFFEPDLSTCILAGENLWEVRSIQNQFLSQRASTHLSNCKMFIMPATLQTGWCAYAWDMERKLIHILNPCADSAQYSSLNTTHDCIAEKLHVGLYSCLFKFFNTWHVDCLNWKKVYDILASEVFTKDESDLAMIQMACSFNGVGVSEMLNKLNVRIQKINLVADVAKLIHNAGEPPVELHAIVS, encoded by the exons ATGCTCCTGTGCAACCATCAATATCGTCCACCGGCTGTCCCAACACGCTTGCTTCCTCCAATTATAAACCCCCCTACACATATCTGCACAAATGTATTCCATCCCAACCAGACACCCAATCCGTCCACCCACGCCATAGGCTTCACCACGCATAGCAAGACCTGCTTTTATCTAAAGATTCCGTATCTTCATCATTTAACCAAG ATGTCATATTCACGCCCTAGTTCATCACGCTTGATCGAAGAGGTGCTAGATGCAGCTGACCAACTCGATGACAGCTCAGATTCTCATCCGGGAGGTTTAGCACCAACTTCACGCACGTCCGTAACAAAAGTTGTTTCTATTGTTTCGTCTTTCAACGAGTACAAAAGATTTCTTGTTAATGAAATTGGTTGGGGAGGGATTCTTAAACTCCCAGCACTCGCCCGACTTAATCTACGTTTTAGCAAGTGGTGGATGAGTCGTCTTGATGGGCCTTCCATGTCTGTACACCTAAATGCCACTAAAAGGCTTCGTTTCTGGCCTGGAGATGTTCACAAAGTATTTGGTGTGCCATGTGGGCCCAAAAATATTCTTGGGCCGGATGGCCAATGCTCAGAAACGACTATACAGTTCCTACGTTCTATTCTTGGAATGCCAAAGAAGGGAAATCAAGTTCTAAAAGCTGCTGAATCCAACCTCACTCGTCCTTTGTCTGAGCATTGTTCTAGTAATTTAGAGAAAGATTGTTTCAAGATGGCATTCGTTATTTTCGTTATCGGCCACCTTCTTGCTTCTTCTAACAAGCACGACACATCAATAATTGACTATTGGGGAGAAATAGCAAACACTGATAGGATAGCTGACTTTGATTGGTGCAACTACGTTCTATCCGATTTGATTTCTGCATCACAACAAGTTCAATCAGACATGCGCAATAACAAGTTAAAGACCCATCTTCAAGGATGTCATGTATTCCTCCAG GTGTCATCTGATATTGGTATACTTCTAAGACGCAACAATGCCATTGTAACTAGAGAAGCCACATCATTGCGGAGTTCCATTCTACGCGAGAACACGACATTTCTTGACAAACTAATGTCCCTTCTATCATCAAGTTGTATTTGTTGTAGCATTCGGTCTCTTCCATGTATAATGCAGAGTTCGCCTCCTATGAGCACAACTCATCAAAATTTAGCTTTAAGTGGTCGTAAATTGGACATGTCAGATTCTGAAG GTGAGACTTCCTCGTCCACAAGCAAGGTCCCTTTTTTCAACCGCACTACACAAGATAATGTCCCAACCACACACTCCaagaaacgacctaggattaactCTCTTCAAG CAAATTCTGTGACACCTCCGTCATTTGCCACCACTTCAAATAAGCCTTCAACACTACAGCTAGCTAAGACATGGGCCGACACAATCGCTTGTGGTGTTTTGATGTTCAATGATGACCAAAACATACCTGATGGAGCTGTTACTTTTGCCCAATTATCTGATCGGCTGCCTACTAAATCAGCGTCTCGCCATCTAAAGTACGCTACTGACCATTGGACTGCACGTGCTTATCAGCCTAAACTGAGTATTGACAGCCTTGCTTCTGTTGAACAATTCATGAACAAACTATCTGAAGATGTTGCTAGGAG GCCTTGGGTCAGACATGATTATCCAAGATTCATTTCAATCAATGGATCTTCCATTAGAGACCAGTTAGTTGGTGATACACCACTAGACCATGAAGTATGCTCTTTaatcgtccggactattgttatTAATGACAACATTTTCCTATATCCCTTAGGCGGCTTTTGGCGTATTTTCTTTGAACCAGATTTATCG ACATGTATTCTTGCTGGCGAGAATCTATGGGAAGTACGCTCCATACAAAACCAATTCCTTAGCCAACGAGCGTCAACTCATCTATCGAATTGTAAAATG TTCATCATGCCGGCAACGCTTCAGACTGGCTGGTGTGCTTACGCATGGGACATGGAACGCAAACTTATACACATACTAAACCCTTGTGCCGACTCAGCCCAATATAGCTCTCTAAATACCACACACGATTGCATCGCCGAAAAACTTCATGTTGGCCTTTACTCCTGTCTATTCAAATTTTTCAATACCTGGCACGTCGACTGTTTGAATTGGAAGAAAGTATATGATATACTTGCCTCCGAAGTTTTCACCAA GGATGAATCTGACTTGGCTATGATTCAAATGGCCTGTTCTTTCAACGGCGTTGGTGTGTCTGAAATGCTTAACAAG CTAAATGTGAGGATCCAGAAAATTAATTTGGTTGCAGACGTTGCCAAACTCATTCACAACGCCGGAGAACCGCCTGTCGAGCTTCACGCCATAGTCAGCTAG
- the LOC123043344 gene encoding uncharacterized protein isoform X1, which produces MLLCNHQYRPPAVPTRLLPPIINPPTHICTNVFHPNQTPNPSTHAIGFTTHSKTCFYLKIPYLHHLTKMSYSRPSSSRLIEEVLDAADQLDDSSDSHPGGLAPTSRTSVTKVVSIVSSFNEYKRFLVNEIGWGGILKLPALARLNLRFSKWWMSRLDGPSMSVHLNATKRLRFWPGDVHKVFGVPCGPKNILGPDGQCSETTIQFLRSILGMPKKGNQVLKAAESNLTRPLSEHCSSNLEKDCFKMAFVIFVIGHLLASSNKHDTSIIDYWGEIANTDRIADFDWCNYVLSDLISASQQVQSDMRNNKLKTHLQGCHVFLQVFVLDNLNLGLNNIPHDTYPRVASFDDNKLRRMILATTSTDKLTWDYSCAPVSSDIGILLRRNNAIVTREATSLRSSILRENTTFLDKLMSLLSSSCICCSIRSLPCIMQSSPPMSTTHQNLALSGRKLDMSDSEGETSSSTSKVPFFNRTTQDNVPTTHSKKRPRINSLQANSVTPPSFATTSNKPSTLQLAKTWADTIACGVLMFNDDQNIPDGAVTFAQLSDRLPTKSASRHLKYATDHWTARAYQPKLSIDSLASVEQFMNKLSEDVARRPWVRHDYPRFISINGSSIRDQLVGDTPLDHEVCSLIVRTIVINDNIFLYPLGGFWRIFFEPDLSTCILAGENLWEVRSIQNQFLSQRASTHLSNCKMFIMPATLQTGWCAYAWDMERKLIHILNPCADSAQYSSLNTTHDCIAEKLHVGLYSCLFKFFNTWHVDCLNWKKVYDILASEVFTKDESDLAMIQMACSFNGVGVSEMLNKLNVRIQKINLVADVAKLIHNAGEPPVELHAIVS; this is translated from the exons ATGCTCCTGTGCAACCATCAATATCGTCCACCGGCTGTCCCAACACGCTTGCTTCCTCCAATTATAAACCCCCCTACACATATCTGCACAAATGTATTCCATCCCAACCAGACACCCAATCCGTCCACCCACGCCATAGGCTTCACCACGCATAGCAAGACCTGCTTTTATCTAAAGATTCCGTATCTTCATCATTTAACCAAG ATGTCATATTCACGCCCTAGTTCATCACGCTTGATCGAAGAGGTGCTAGATGCAGCTGACCAACTCGATGACAGCTCAGATTCTCATCCGGGAGGTTTAGCACCAACTTCACGCACGTCCGTAACAAAAGTTGTTTCTATTGTTTCGTCTTTCAACGAGTACAAAAGATTTCTTGTTAATGAAATTGGTTGGGGAGGGATTCTTAAACTCCCAGCACTCGCCCGACTTAATCTACGTTTTAGCAAGTGGTGGATGAGTCGTCTTGATGGGCCTTCCATGTCTGTACACCTAAATGCCACTAAAAGGCTTCGTTTCTGGCCTGGAGATGTTCACAAAGTATTTGGTGTGCCATGTGGGCCCAAAAATATTCTTGGGCCGGATGGCCAATGCTCAGAAACGACTATACAGTTCCTACGTTCTATTCTTGGAATGCCAAAGAAGGGAAATCAAGTTCTAAAAGCTGCTGAATCCAACCTCACTCGTCCTTTGTCTGAGCATTGTTCTAGTAATTTAGAGAAAGATTGTTTCAAGATGGCATTCGTTATTTTCGTTATCGGCCACCTTCTTGCTTCTTCTAACAAGCACGACACATCAATAATTGACTATTGGGGAGAAATAGCAAACACTGATAGGATAGCTGACTTTGATTGGTGCAACTACGTTCTATCCGATTTGATTTCTGCATCACAACAAGTTCAATCAGACATGCGCAATAACAAGTTAAAGACCCATCTTCAAGGATGTCATGTATTCCTCCAG GTATTTGTTCTTGACAACCTAAACCTCGGACTTAACAATATCCCTCACGATACTTATCCAAGAGTTGCCTCCTTCGACGATAACAAATTACGACGCATGATATTGGCTACCACAAGTACCGACAAATTAACGTGGGACTACTCTTGTGCTCCG GTGTCATCTGATATTGGTATACTTCTAAGACGCAACAATGCCATTGTAACTAGAGAAGCCACATCATTGCGGAGTTCCATTCTACGCGAGAACACGACATTTCTTGACAAACTAATGTCCCTTCTATCATCAAGTTGTATTTGTTGTAGCATTCGGTCTCTTCCATGTATAATGCAGAGTTCGCCTCCTATGAGCACAACTCATCAAAATTTAGCTTTAAGTGGTCGTAAATTGGACATGTCAGATTCTGAAG GTGAGACTTCCTCGTCCACAAGCAAGGTCCCTTTTTTCAACCGCACTACACAAGATAATGTCCCAACCACACACTCCaagaaacgacctaggattaactCTCTTCAAG CAAATTCTGTGACACCTCCGTCATTTGCCACCACTTCAAATAAGCCTTCAACACTACAGCTAGCTAAGACATGGGCCGACACAATCGCTTGTGGTGTTTTGATGTTCAATGATGACCAAAACATACCTGATGGAGCTGTTACTTTTGCCCAATTATCTGATCGGCTGCCTACTAAATCAGCGTCTCGCCATCTAAAGTACGCTACTGACCATTGGACTGCACGTGCTTATCAGCCTAAACTGAGTATTGACAGCCTTGCTTCTGTTGAACAATTCATGAACAAACTATCTGAAGATGTTGCTAGGAG GCCTTGGGTCAGACATGATTATCCAAGATTCATTTCAATCAATGGATCTTCCATTAGAGACCAGTTAGTTGGTGATACACCACTAGACCATGAAGTATGCTCTTTaatcgtccggactattgttatTAATGACAACATTTTCCTATATCCCTTAGGCGGCTTTTGGCGTATTTTCTTTGAACCAGATTTATCG ACATGTATTCTTGCTGGCGAGAATCTATGGGAAGTACGCTCCATACAAAACCAATTCCTTAGCCAACGAGCGTCAACTCATCTATCGAATTGTAAAATG TTCATCATGCCGGCAACGCTTCAGACTGGCTGGTGTGCTTACGCATGGGACATGGAACGCAAACTTATACACATACTAAACCCTTGTGCCGACTCAGCCCAATATAGCTCTCTAAATACCACACACGATTGCATCGCCGAAAAACTTCATGTTGGCCTTTACTCCTGTCTATTCAAATTTTTCAATACCTGGCACGTCGACTGTTTGAATTGGAAGAAAGTATATGATATACTTGCCTCCGAAGTTTTCACCAA GGATGAATCTGACTTGGCTATGATTCAAATGGCCTGTTCTTTCAACGGCGTTGGTGTGTCTGAAATGCTTAACAAG CTAAATGTGAGGATCCAGAAAATTAATTTGGTTGCAGACGTTGCCAAACTCATTCACAACGCCGGAGAACCGCCTGTCGAGCTTCACGCCATAGTCAGCTAG